A window of Rhododendron vialii isolate Sample 1 chromosome 13a, ASM3025357v1 contains these coding sequences:
- the LOC131313438 gene encoding defensin-like protein 183: protein MDKLSPTTFFLLLVLFYASDTLKIKLVAGQTCSEILGECIFCESKCNKRHPGSTFNCEPMKGFRFPACICSFKCPKQCNVGGGRCSANCGPDCCNKNCAAKYNSGSGYCDNSVGVYLCQCVYACF from the exons ATGGATAAGCTCTCCCCAACTACATTCTTTCTCCTACTGGTTCTCTTCTATGCCTCAG ATACACTCAAGATCAAATTGGTGGCCGGGCAAACATGCTCGGAGATTTTAGGAGAATGTATTTTCTGCGAGTCTAAGTGTAACAAAAGACATCCAGGCTCAACCTTTAACTGTGAACCTATGAAGGGCTTCCGTTTTCCAGCATGCATATGTTCTTTCAAGTGCCCGAAGCAATGCAACGTGGGTGGCGGCCGATGCAGCGCTAATTGTGGTCCGGATTGTTGTAATAAAAATTGTGCTGCAAAATATAACAGTGGCAGTGGATACTGCGATAATAGTGTTGGTGTTTATCTTTGTCAATGCGTGTATGCTTGCTTCTAA